The Gemmatimonadota bacterium genomic sequence GCGCTGGCGCGCGAGCCGCTGATCGTGCCCGGCTCGGTCTCGCTGACCAAGCTGCTGCGCGATTTCCAGACGCGGCGGATCCACCTGGCCATCGTGGTGGACGAATATGGCGGCACCGACGGTTTGGTCACCCTCGAGGATGTGCTCGAGGAACTGGTGGGCGAGATCGTGGACGAGACCGACCTCACCGAGGAAGAGCCGATTGTGCGCATTTCTCGAAATGAGATCATTGCCGCGGGCGACGCCGACCTGAGGGAGATCAATCACGTCTTCAACACCTCCTTCCCCCAGCTCGAGCATCGCTCACTGAACGGATACCTGCTGGAGGAGCTGGGGCGCGTACCGGATCCGGGTGAGCGACTCGAGCGCGAAGGGGTCGTGATGGAGGTGCTGGAGGCCTCGGAGACCCAGGTCGTGCGGGCGCGGCTGCGCCGCGGGGGGCCGGCTGGCGAGCCCGCCGCCGCTGCGGCACAGCCGGCGGCGACTGCCGGCGGCGCCGGGGCGCCGGAACCCAGACCGGCCGCGACCCCGCGCGGCGCCACGGCGCCCGCAGAAGAGGCGGCCATCCCGCCCGAGCCGGCGGTGGAGGCCGGCACCGCCGCGGAGCGTCGGCGTACGCCAGGCCCGACGCCTTCCTCGCGGGCGCGCGCCTAGTGGCTCGCCACCGAGGTAACCACTAGCCGGAAATGCGCGGTCCGGGGCTGCGCGAGATCTATGACGCACGCCGCCGGATTGCCGGCGTGGCGCGGCGCACACCGCTGGACCGCTCCTGCTGGCTCTCCCAACGAGCGGGCTCGGACGTCTATCTCAAGCTGGAATGCTGGCAGCGTACGCGCTCCTTCAAGATTCGGGGCGCGTACAATGCCATTGCCTCGCTGGACCGGGCCGCCCGGGCACGAGGTCTGGTGGCGGCGTCAGCCGGGAATCATGGTCAGGGTGTGGCACTGGCCGCCCGGCAGCTGGGCGCCAGGGCGACGATATTCGTGCCCGAGTCGGCGCCGCATACCAAGCAGGAGCGGATCCGGGCGTTCGGCGGGGAGCTGCGCACGGTAGCCGGGACCTTCGATGACGCCGAGGCCGCGGCCACGGAGTTCGCCGCCGCCACGGGCGCCCGCTTCATCCCTGCCTCCAGCGATCCCGCCGTGGTGGCCGGCCAGGGCACCATCGGACTCGAGATCCTCGAGGATCTGCCCGCAGTCCAGGAGGTCATCGTGCCCGTGGGCGGCGGCGGCCTGATTGCCGGGATCGGAACGGCGCTGAAGGCGGGGGCGGCGGACGTCCGCGTCGTTGGTGTGCAGAGCGACCGGACGCCGGCCATGCACGCGGCGTTCCAGGCGGGGGGCGTAGTCGAGGCGCCGGGCGGCCCCACGCTGGCCGATGGTCTGGCGGGCGGCGTGGACGAGGTCAGCTACGCCTGGGCGCGGGCCGTGACCGACGAGCTGCTGCTGGTCGAGGAATCTGCCATCCCCGGCGCGATCCGGACCCTCTACGGCTATGACAGTGTCGTTGCCGAGGGCGCGGGCGCAGTCGGCGTCGCGGCGCTTTGCGGCGGCTTGCTCGAGCTGAAGGGCCCCGCCGTCATTGTGGTGAGCGGCGGCAACCTGGACGCCGAGCGGCTCGCCGCCATCCTCGGTCCCGGGTAAGAGCCGTGGCGCACCTCCTCCCCTACGCGGGCCACACGCCGCGTATCCATCCCAGTGCCTTTGTCGCGCCCACCGCCGTGCTCATCGGCAACGTCGAGGTGGGGGCGGAGGCCAGCATCTGGTTCGGCGCCGTGCTGCGCGGGGACCACCCCGAGCACGCCATCCGCATCGGCGCGCGCAGCAGTGTGCAGGACAATTGCGTGCTGCATGTCAGCGCGCGGGGCCCTACCGTGGTAGGCGTGGGCGCCACCATCGGGCACGGCGTGGTCTTCGAGAGCTGTGAGATTGGCGCCAGTGCGCTGATCGGGATGAACGCCGTGGTGCTGCACGGCGCGGTCGTCGGCGAGGAGTCGCTGGTGGCAGCACTCAGCGTGGTACCGGAAGGAATGGTCGTGCCGCCACGCGTCCTGGTAGCGGGCGCACCGGCACAGATTCGCAAGGAGCTGTCCGGCGAGGCCGGGCGCTGGGTGCGCGAGAGCGCGGCGCACTACGTCGAGCTGGCGCGCCGCTACCTCGCCCAGGGCATCGGCCGGGTCGATTAGGGTTCGTATTCCCTGACGAGCCCTGGGAGGACCGAGCATGCAGGCAGCCGCACAAACCGCCGATGCCGTGATCATCGGCGGCGGCGTGATTGGCTGTGCCACCGCCTGGGAACTGGCTCGGCGGGGGCTCGAGGTGGTGGTCATCGAGCGCGGCCAGCCGGGCAGGGGCGCGAGCTGGGCGGCCGCCGGCATGCTCTCGCCCCTGGCGGAGTCCCGCCGCCCCGGCCCATTCCTCGACCTTGCCCTGGCCGGACTGGATCGCTTCCATTCCTTCGTCGGGGCGCTGCACGAGGCGACCGGCGTCGATGTCGAATACCGGAAAAGCGGGAAGCTGCAGCTCGCGCTGGATGCGGCGCAGGCCGAGCAGTTAACACTGCAGCACGCCTGGCAGCGGGAAGCCGGCTTCGCTGTCGAGCTGCTGGACGGCGCGGAGGCGAGACGGTGGGAGCCGGCGCTCTCGCCAGCAGTGCAGACTGCTCTTTATATGCCGTACGACCACCAGGTGGAGAGTCGCCGTCTGGCCCGCGCGCTATGGAGCGCGGCGGCGCGGGCGGGCGTGCACTTCCACCTGGGCGTGCCGGCGGCCGGGATCGTCTGCGACACGCAGGCGGCCGCCGCGCCCGCGCGCGTCGCGCATAGGTCCGCCGAGGGGGCGGGACGGGTCAGGGGCGTCGCTTTGGCGAACGGCGATGTCCTGCACGCGGGCGCTGTCCTGATCGCCGCCGGCTGCTGGAGCGGCCAACTGGGGGGACTGCCGCGGCCGCTGCCGGTAGTGCCCGTGCGCGGCCAGATGGCCGCGCTCGAGACCGTGCCGCCCCTGCTCGAGCGCGTGGTACTCACGCCCGGCTGTTACCTCATTCCGCGCGCCGGCGGGAGACTGCTCGTGGGCGCGACCGTCGAGCAGGCAGGCTTCCGTTGTCACCCTACGCCTGCGGGCATCCGTGGCCTGCTCGACTACTCCATGGAGGCGGTGCCGGAGCTAGCGGCCGCGCCGCTGGTCGAGATCTGGGCCGGGCTCCGGCCTGGCACGCCGGACGACCTGCCCATCCTGGGCCCCGACCCCGACGTGCGCGGCCTGTACTACGCCACCGGTCACTTCCGCAACGGCATCCTGCTTGCAGCGATCACGGCGGAACTTCTGGCCGATGCCATAATGGGCGCCCAGCCCGCCTTGCCGCTGAGCGCATTCGGGCCGGGCCGCTTCCGCGGCGGGGAAACGAGGTAGGGAAACCAGCCCATGGAGAAACCGGCAGAGCCTTCGCAGCCGCAGCCCGAGGAGCTGGGGCGGGGCAAGACAGCGCCGCCCGCCAGGCGAGCCACGCCTGCCGGCGCGGGCGCGGCGCCGATCTGCGACGTTTGCGGTTCCCCCATGTACGAACTGCACTGCCGCATCATCTGCGCGCACTGCGGCTACGAGCGCGACTGCACCGATCCGTGAATCAGGGGACGCCCATCACCGCGTGGAGGTACCAGTCCACGAGCAGGTCGCCCCAGCCGTGGGCGATGGCGGCGCCCATGGCCAGGAAAGTGCCGAGCGGCAGGTAGGTGCCCATGAGGGTGAGCCGGCCGCGCCGCCAGCTCAGCGGCACGCCGATAACCAGGCCGAGCGCGGATCCCAGCAGGATCGTGAGCAGCATGCCAGGCACACCGAGAAACGCTCCCACCATGGCCATCATGTGCACGTCGCCCAGGCCGAGGGCCGGCTTGCGAAAGAGCCTCTGGCCGCCATAGGCGACGCCGCGCAGCAGGACGTAGCCGGCAGCGGCGCCCACCACGCCGCGCAGCAGGGGGAACCCCCCGGGTAGGGCAGCGAAGCCCAGCCCCAAGCCGAGGCCGCCCAGGGAGAGGTGGTCGGGAATGATGAAGTGGCGCCCGTCGATGAGCGCGATGCCCAGGAGCAGCGTAAAGAACACGGCGCTGCGCAGCCCCTCGAGACTCGGGCCGTAGCGTGCCGCCGCCGCCAGCCACAGCAGCGCAGTCGCCAGCTCGACGAGTGGGTATTGCAGCGAAATGGGGGCACGGCACGCGCGGCAGCTCCCGCGCAGCAGCACATAGCTGAGCACGGGAACATTGTCGTACCACGGGATGGCATAGGCACAGGCGGGGCAGCGCGAGCGCGGCGAGATGATGGACTCGCCCGCCGGCAGCCGGTAGATGCAGACATTGAGGAACGAACCCACGGCCGCGCCGGCCAGGGCGGCGTAGGTCCAGAGCAGCGCGTCGGGCATGGGCGTCAATCTCTCCGCGTCAGCAGGTAGAGCAGGATTCCAGCCGCCACGGCAACATTGAGCGACTCCGCGGCGCCCCGGAGCGGCACGGCCAGGAGAGCGTCGGCCGCGCGCTCCACGCCCGGGCTGAGCCCCGTCCCTTCGTTTCCTACCACCAGGACCGACCGTTGTGCCAGCACAAAGCTCTCGACGGAAAAACCCACTACGGCCGCGCCGTAGAGCAGGAACGCCTGCTCGCTGCACCACTGCCGCAGCCCGCTCAGCTCGAGGGCGACGAGGGGGAGCCGGAAGGACGAGCCGGCGGCGGCGCGTACCGCTTTGGGGTTCCAGGCATCCACGGTGCCCGGCAGCATGGCGACCCAGGCAGCGCCAAAGGCATGCGCCGTCCGCACCAGGGTGCCGAAATTGCCGGGGTCCTGCACGGCGTCCAGGGCGAGCACGGCCGCGGGCGCGGCCGAGGGCAGAACGGGCAAATCGTAGTGCGGCGTCTCCGCCACGACCAGCACGCCCTGCGGCGCTTCCGTGGCCGCCAACCCCCTGAGCTCGGCGTCTGTGACTCGCTCCACGGGACACGCGGCCGCCACTTTGCGGCTCAGTGCCGCGCCCCGCGTAGTGTCCTCCAGAGTGGGCGAAACGATGGCCAGCCGGGGGACAACCGGAGATGCGAGCAGCTCCTCGGCCACCCGGACCCCTTCGGCCAGAAACAGGCCCTCCGACTCGCGCACCTTGCGGCGGTGCAGCCCCCGGATCAGGCGGGTGTCGGCGCGCCGCGGCAAAGTCCCTCCAGTTGGAACATGTCTTGCTCCCCCGGCCGCTACGGGCACTCAACCTGGGAGGAGGACCGCGACCATGCGTTACTGGAAATCGAGGCTCCGCAGCGCGGCCGCGCTCAGCTTCTTCGCCGCTGCCGGCCTCACAACCGGCTGCGCGCTCTCGACACGCGAGGAAGTGGCGCTCGGGCGGCAGTACGCGGCTGAAGTGAACCGCCAGCTCCCCATTGTCCAGGACCCGGCGCTCGAGCGCTACATCAACCTGCTGGGCGACCGCATTGCGCGCCAGGGCGGGCGCAAGCTGGACTACACCTTCTATGTGGTCAACATCGACGCGGTCAACGCCTTCGCCCTGCCGGGCGGATTCGTCTACCTGAACCGCGGACTCATCGAGCGAACGGATAATCTGGCCGAGCTGGCCGGCGTCGTAGCGCATGAGGTGGCGCACGTCGAGGAGCGCCATGGCGCCGAGCAGCTCG encodes the following:
- a CDS encoding pyridoxal-phosphate dependent enzyme codes for the protein MRGPGLREIYDARRRIAGVARRTPLDRSCWLSQRAGSDVYLKLECWQRTRSFKIRGAYNAIASLDRAARARGLVAASAGNHGQGVALAARQLGARATIFVPESAPHTKQERIRAFGGELRTVAGTFDDAEAAATEFAAATGARFIPASSDPAVVAGQGTIGLEILEDLPAVQEVIVPVGGGGLIAGIGTALKAGAADVRVVGVQSDRTPAMHAAFQAGGVVEAPGGPTLADGLAGGVDEVSYAWARAVTDELLLVEESAIPGAIRTLYGYDSVVAEGAGAVGVAALCGGLLELKGPAVIVVSGGNLDAERLAAILGPG
- a CDS encoding gamma carbonic anhydrase family protein; translated protein: MAHLLPYAGHTPRIHPSAFVAPTAVLIGNVEVGAEASIWFGAVLRGDHPEHAIRIGARSSVQDNCVLHVSARGPTVVGVGATIGHGVVFESCEIGASALIGMNAVVLHGAVVGEESLVAALSVVPEGMVVPPRVLVAGAPAQIRKELSGEAGRWVRESAAHYVELARRYLAQGIGRVD
- the thiO gene encoding glycine oxidase ThiO: MQAAAQTADAVIIGGGVIGCATAWELARRGLEVVVIERGQPGRGASWAAAGMLSPLAESRRPGPFLDLALAGLDRFHSFVGALHEATGVDVEYRKSGKLQLALDAAQAEQLTLQHAWQREAGFAVELLDGAEARRWEPALSPAVQTALYMPYDHQVESRRLARALWSAAARAGVHFHLGVPAAGIVCDTQAAAAPARVAHRSAEGAGRVRGVALANGDVLHAGAVLIAAGCWSGQLGGLPRPLPVVPVRGQMAALETVPPLLERVVLTPGCYLIPRAGGRLLVGATVEQAGFRCHPTPAGIRGLLDYSMEAVPELAAAPLVEIWAGLRPGTPDDLPILGPDPDVRGLYYATGHFRNGILLAAITAELLADAIMGAQPALPLSAFGPGRFRGGETR
- a CDS encoding prepilin peptidase, with translation MPDALLWTYAALAGAAVGSFLNVCIYRLPAGESIISPRSRCPACAYAIPWYDNVPVLSYVLLRGSCRACRAPISLQYPLVELATALLWLAAAARYGPSLEGLRSAVFFTLLLGIALIDGRHFIIPDHLSLGGLGLGLGFAALPGGFPLLRGVVGAAAGYVLLRGVAYGGQRLFRKPALGLGDVHMMAMVGAFLGVPGMLLTILLGSALGLVIGVPLSWRRGRLTLMGTYLPLGTFLAMGAAIAHGWGDLLVDWYLHAVMGVP
- a CDS encoding RNA methyltransferase, producing MPRRADTRLIRGLHRRKVRESEGLFLAEGVRVAEELLASPVVPRLAIVSPTLEDTTRGAALSRKVAAACPVERVTDAELRGLAATEAPQGVLVVAETPHYDLPVLPSAAPAAVLALDAVQDPGNFGTLVRTAHAFGAAWVAMLPGTVDAWNPKAVRAAAGSSFRLPLVALELSGLRQWCSEQAFLLYGAAVVGFSVESFVLAQRSVLVVGNEGTGLSPGVERAADALLAVPLRGAAESLNVAVAAGILLYLLTRRD